A stretch of DNA from Henriciella sp. AS95:
CGTTTCCGGCCCACTGATCGAAGGCGTTCTGAACGGCAAGATCGGCGCCTACTACAATTCGGATGCTGGCTACTTCAAGAACCTCTACAATGGCGACAATCACGGCGAAGCCCAGACGACGATCTATCGTGGCGCCCTCGAATGGTTTGCCACCGACAGACTGACCGTCCTTGCAAAAGGCCAGTACTCGGAAGCGCGTGTCGACGGTCCAACTGGACAAAACCGCGGAACCTTCGAGCGCGATACCTTTGATTTTGCGATCGACAATCCTGGCTTCGGTGATTCTGAAACTGTCTTTGGTTCAATCCAGGCCGATTATGATGTCGATTTCGGCGATGGCCAGATTACGAACATTCTCGGCTATCGCAGCTATGACGCCACTGGCAGCAGTGATATCGATGCATTACCCGTGTTCCTCTTCCATTCCGACACCGAGTTGGAACAGGAGCAGATCTCCAACGAGCTTCGTTATGCCGGCACTTTCGGAAAGTACGATGTCACGACGGGTCTGTACTATTTTAACCAGGATCTCGCCTATACCGAGATCCGCTATCTGCCTTTCGCAACGCCTGCCCCGTTCTACGGCGGCGGCAGTCAGGAGCACACGGTCTATGGCGCTTTCGCCAACGTGGATTACTCATTCACGCCTGACCTGATCGGTACAGTCGGCCTGCGCTACTCGAAGGAAGAAAAAGATGCGGACGTGACCTATATTCGTCCACGTCCAGCTTGCAGCGTTGTCGATGAGACATGCCCGACATCAGGAACCAACCCGTTTGTTCCTGGTGAAAACAACGGCTTCACTGACAGCGATGAGTGGTCCAACTGGACGCCGAAAGTCGGCCTTCAATATTTCTGGAACGACGACTTCCAGACCTATGGCTACTACACCAAAGGCTTTCGCTCGGGCGGCTACAACTTCCGCATCACCGATGTTGGGGTTTTCCTCGGCCAGATCCTTCCGGCGACCGGCGGCGATTTCGGCTTTGATGAGGAAGAAGTCGATGCCTTCGAACTCGGCTTCAAGGCAAACAGCCCTGATGGCCGGATTCAGGTCAATGGCGCAGCCTTCCTGACCAAGATTGACAACATGCAGCGCGAAGTGAACACCGCCGGTGCTTCTGGCGTCGTGCAGAACATCCTCAACACGGCTGACGCCACCATCAAGGGTGTCGAGCTTGAGGGCCGCTGGGCTGCCACGGACAACCTGCTGTTTAACTTCAATGTTGGCATGATCGACGCGGAATACGACGATGTTCGCTTCGACATCAGTGGCGACACGGTGGTCAACGCCCAGGATGCTCGCCTCGACCTTCCGCGCGTGCCCCCGCTCACCTATGGTGCAGGCTTCATCTATGATCTGGATCTCGGTGACTCAGGCGCGATCATCACGCGTGCGAACTACCAGTATCGGGATCGCATCGCCTATACTGACAGCAACTTTGGCTGGGTACAGGCCGCCAATCAGGTTGACGCCAATGTGACCTGGGAAACGCCGTATGACGGTTTCTCAGTGTCCTTCTTCGGTGACAATTTGCTGGACGAAGTTCAGGTCGGCAATGACACGCAACTCGGTCAGATTCCGTTCGGTGGTCCGCTGTCGAATGGCGTACAGACACCTTATCAGCCTTATCCGGGCGGCGGCACCTTCTCCCCGCTCAAGAAAGGCCGCGTCGTTGGTGTGGAATTCACCATCAGAGGATAGCTGCGGCATCATATGTCTACGAGAGAGGCGGCAGAGCAATCTGCCGCCTTTTTTCTTTGCTCCGAACATTGGCAAAGTCGCCCCTGCGTCAGGCTTGCAAATGAAATTCGAGCGGCGCAACCTCCCGGAAAACAAGACAATATCGGGAGGACTTCATGACCAATCTTTCGCGGCGCAACTTTCTCAAGGCCGGCACGAGCCTGGCGGCGATGCTGCCATTTGCAAGCGCATGCGCCCCCTCACAGGTGATGTCGGCATCGACACCGCCATCAGGCATGATGGACGGTGTCAGGATGGCCGAACTCGTCGCCAGCGGCGACGTATCGAGCCTTGAGCTGACTGAAGCGGCGATTGCGCGGGCGAAAACCGTGCAACCGGTGATCAACGCCATTGCGTCGCCCATATACGATCAGGCTCTTGAGCGTGCAGCCTCAGCACCGACCGGAACATTCGGCGGCGTGCCAAGCTTCATCAAGGATCTCGATGACTGGGCGGGCGCGCCCTCTTTCTATGGAAGCCGGGCCTTCAAGGACAATATCGCGGAAAAGGACTCGGCCTTTCCAGCACGCTGGCGCGAGCTTGGCATTGTCGTGATTGGCAAGTCGACGACGCCTGAGGTCGGGCTGATCTCGTCCACGGAACCGCTCGTGACCGGCCCGACGCGCAACCCTTGGGATACCTCGCGCATTCCCGGCGGCTCATCAGGCGGGGCGGCCGCGCTGACAGCCTCCCGGGTTACGCCCTTCGCGCATGCCAGCGATGGTGGCGGCTCCATCCGCATCCCTGCGGCCTGTTGCGGCCTGTTTGGCCTCAAACCCTCCCGCGGTGCCCTTGTCAGCGCGCCGTTTGACGGCCCGGTCAATCTGTCGGTCGACCATGCCGTCACGCTCACCGTGCGAGACAGTGCAGCGCTTTTCGCCGCTGAAGAAGCCCCGAAAGATGGCCTCACACGCACCGGCAATATCACCGGGCCGGACGCAAAACGCCTTCGCATCGCCTTTGCGCCCGAGCCACCGAATGGCGCGTCGCTCGATGCCGAAACCCGGACCGCCATCGAAAAGACCGCAGCACTCTGCGAGTCTCTGGGGCACGAGGTCGTGGAGCGGACTCTCCCGATCGACGGCAAGAAATTTCAGGATGATTTCCTGCTGCTCTGGGCGTCAGGCGCTGCGCAGTTCGTGCAACAGGTTCAGACGATGCAGCCGGGCGCGGACATCACACAGCTGGTCGAGCCATGGACGCTCGGTCTTGCTCAGGACTTTGCGTCCAAACAGGATCGGTTCGAAGCCGCGATTGCATATCTCAAGGCCTTTGAGGCCGAATATGACAGCTGGTTTGACGCGTTCGACGTGCTTCTTACGCCAACCGTCTCAACCCTGCCCCCGGCGATCGGATACCAAGCGCCGACCGGCGACTTTGCAGAAACGATGCAACGCGTGACGGACTTTGTGGCCTTTACGGCCCCCATGAACGTGTCCGGCGCAGCCTCCATGAGCGTTCCGATCCAGTGGACCGATAGCGGACTGCCCGTCGGATCGCTGTTCTCCGGGCGGCGCGGCGATGATGGCAAGCTCCTGGCACTCGCCTATGAGCTCGAAGCGGCCCAGCCCTGGATCAGCCGGAAACCGGCCATTCTGAGCTGACCGTGATTTCCCCTTGGCTCTCGCTACGGTAGCGGTGATTGGTGAGGTCAAAGCAAAACTCAAGGGAGATCGCATCATGAAAGTTGCGGCAGTCAAGAAACCGGGCGGACTGGAAAACCTCAAGATCGAGGAACGCCCGGAGCCCAAACCCGGTCCCGGCGAAATCCTGGTCCGCGTGCGTGCCAGCTCGCTGAACTATCATGACTTTGTTGTGGTCATTGGCGGCATACCGACCCCGGATGGCCGTATCCCCATGTCTGATGGCGCAGGCGATGTCGTCGCCGTCGGCGAGGGCGTGACCCGTTTCAAGGAAGGCGACAAGGTCCTCTCCACCTTTTTCCCGGACTGGCATTCAGGCCCGATCGGGACGGCTGGCTTCTCAGGCGTACCGGGCGACGGCGCAGACGGCTTTGGCGCAGAGCTGGTCGCCGCCTCTCAGGAGGGCTTCACCCGCATGCCGGAAGGCTACTCCTACGCCGAGGCCGCGACGCTCACCTGCGCTGCGCTGACCGCCTGGCGGGGCATGTTCGTTGAAGGAAACGTGAAGCCCGGCGACTGGGTGCTGACGCAGGGCACGGGCGGCGTGTCGATCTTCGCGCTTCAGTTCGCCAAGGCAGCGGGCGCGCGTGTGATTGCGACATCGTCATCACAAGAGAAACTCGACAAGCTGAAAGAGCTCGGCGCGGATCACGTCATCAATTACAAGGAAACCCCGAAATGGGGCAAAAAGGCCATGGAGCTGACCGGCGGACGCGGTGTCGATGAAGTCGTCGAGA
This window harbors:
- a CDS encoding TonB-dependent receptor, with protein sequence MQRHFFLLSSVAMATVLTFGTAQAQEAEGERESAVDRVLQTVTVSATKKKDVEDVQSVPVSVTAFNEDTLDALNVTTLESLSYTTPNVSLDDVGTARGTANFAIRGLGVNSSIPSIDPAVGVFMDGVYLGVNNGVVVDLFDLDSIEVLRGPQGLLFGRNTTGGALVINTGNPTDDFSYKARATFDGPIDDDRGGLNSTVQATVSGPLIEGVLNGKIGAYYNSDAGYFKNLYNGDNHGEAQTTIYRGALEWFATDRLTVLAKGQYSEARVDGPTGQNRGTFERDTFDFAIDNPGFGDSETVFGSIQADYDVDFGDGQITNILGYRSYDATGSSDIDALPVFLFHSDTELEQEQISNELRYAGTFGKYDVTTGLYYFNQDLAYTEIRYLPFATPAPFYGGGSQEHTVYGAFANVDYSFTPDLIGTVGLRYSKEEKDADVTYIRPRPACSVVDETCPTSGTNPFVPGENNGFTDSDEWSNWTPKVGLQYFWNDDFQTYGYYTKGFRSGGYNFRITDVGVFLGQILPATGGDFGFDEEEVDAFELGFKANSPDGRIQVNGAAFLTKIDNMQREVNTAGASGVVQNILNTADATIKGVELEGRWAATDNLLFNFNVGMIDAEYDDVRFDISGDTVVNAQDARLDLPRVPPLTYGAGFIYDLDLGDSGAIITRANYQYRDRIAYTDSNFGWVQAANQVDANVTWETPYDGFSVSFFGDNLLDEVQVGNDTQLGQIPFGGPLSNGVQTPYQPYPGGGTFSPLKKGRVVGVEFTIRG
- a CDS encoding amidase, whose translation is MTNLSRRNFLKAGTSLAAMLPFASACAPSQVMSASTPPSGMMDGVRMAELVASGDVSSLELTEAAIARAKTVQPVINAIASPIYDQALERAASAPTGTFGGVPSFIKDLDDWAGAPSFYGSRAFKDNIAEKDSAFPARWRELGIVVIGKSTTPEVGLISSTEPLVTGPTRNPWDTSRIPGGSSGGAAALTASRVTPFAHASDGGGSIRIPAACCGLFGLKPSRGALVSAPFDGPVNLSVDHAVTLTVRDSAALFAAEEAPKDGLTRTGNITGPDAKRLRIAFAPEPPNGASLDAETRTAIEKTAALCESLGHEVVERTLPIDGKKFQDDFLLLWASGAAQFVQQVQTMQPGADITQLVEPWTLGLAQDFASKQDRFEAAIAYLKAFEAEYDSWFDAFDVLLTPTVSTLPPAIGYQAPTGDFAETMQRVTDFVAFTAPMNVSGAASMSVPIQWTDSGLPVGSLFSGRRGDDGKLLALAYELEAAQPWISRKPAILS
- a CDS encoding NAD(P)-dependent alcohol dehydrogenase, with amino-acid sequence MKVAAVKKPGGLENLKIEERPEPKPGPGEILVRVRASSLNYHDFVVVIGGIPTPDGRIPMSDGAGDVVAVGEGVTRFKEGDKVLSTFFPDWHSGPIGTAGFSGVPGDGADGFGAELVAASQEGFTRMPEGYSYAEAATLTCAALTAWRGMFVEGNVKPGDWVLTQGTGGVSIFALQFAKAAGARVIATSSSQEKLDKLKELGADHVINYKETPKWGKKAMELTGGRGVDEVVEIGGPETMAQSIAACRVGGHISLIGVLTGVSGEVPTAAFFGKNLTMSGITVGSRAHQEDMIAAIEANGIKPIISDHFPLDKIAEAFGHQAAQKHFGKIVLDI